From one Rhizobium rosettiformans genomic stretch:
- a CDS encoding LysE family translocator has product MSLDFLLTTLIIVATPGTGALYTLAAALGGGRRSALIAAFGCTLGIIPHMLAAALGLAALVAAEPRLFELIRFAGIAYLVWMAIGLWRSGLATDTAAEPRREAWRIIRKAVLINLLNPKLSVFFLAFLPQFVQATDPSPLKTMAGLSLVFMAATFAVFALYGMAAATMRQGLVTRPHRMRLVNRILSGGFLLMAGKLALAQR; this is encoded by the coding sequence ATGAGCCTTGATTTCCTACTGACCACTCTGATCATCGTCGCCACGCCGGGTACCGGCGCGCTCTACACGCTCGCAGCCGCCCTCGGCGGCGGACGCCGCAGTGCCCTGATTGCTGCCTTCGGCTGCACGCTCGGCATCATCCCGCACATGCTCGCGGCAGCCCTTGGCCTCGCCGCCCTCGTCGCGGCAGAACCGCGCCTCTTCGAACTGATCCGCTTTGCCGGCATCGCCTATCTTGTCTGGATGGCCATTGGCCTCTGGAGAAGCGGTCTTGCAACGGATACCGCAGCGGAACCGCGCCGGGAAGCCTGGCGCATCATCCGCAAGGCGGTGCTGATCAACCTCCTGAACCCAAAGCTGTCTGTTTTCTTCCTGGCCTTCCTGCCGCAGTTCGTGCAAGCGACAGATCCCTCTCCGCTGAAGACAATGGCAGGTTTGAGCCTCGTCTTCATGGCGGCAACCTTCGCCGTCTTCGCGCTCTACGGCATGGCCGCCGCAACGATGCGCCAGGGGCTTGTCACGCGACCGCACAGGATGCGCCTCGTCAACCGAATTCTATCGGGCGGATTTCTGTTGATGGCGGGAAAACTGGCGCTGGCGCAACGCTGA
- a CDS encoding adenine phosphoribosyltransferase, whose protein sequence is MTKIAHELAAAIRSIPDYPKPGIIFRDITTLLGDARAFRRAVDELVQPYVGLKVDKIAGMEARGFILGGAVAHQLSAGFVPIRKKGKLPHETVRIAYSLEYGVDEMEIHMDAVKPGEKVILVDDLIATGGTAVGAVQLLRQIGADVVSACFVIDLPELGGRKKLEALGVEVRTLVEFEGH, encoded by the coding sequence ATGACCAAGATCGCCCACGAACTCGCCGCAGCCATCCGCTCCATTCCCGACTATCCCAAGCCCGGGATCATCTTTCGCGACATCACCACGCTGCTCGGCGACGCGCGGGCGTTTCGTCGCGCCGTTGATGAGCTGGTGCAGCCCTATGTGGGGCTGAAGGTCGACAAGATTGCCGGCATGGAGGCACGTGGCTTCATTCTCGGGGGCGCGGTCGCGCACCAGCTCTCGGCCGGCTTCGTGCCGATCCGCAAGAAGGGCAAGCTGCCGCACGAGACCGTCCGGATCGCCTACAGCCTGGAATACGGCGTCGACGAGATGGAAATCCATATGGATGCGGTGAAGCCGGGCGAGAAGGTCATCCTGGTGGATGACCTGATTGCGACCGGCGGGACTGCCGTCGGCGCTGTTCAGTTGCTACGGCAGATCGGTGCCGATGTCGTGTCGGCCTGCTTCGTCATCGACCTGCCGGAGCTTGGTGGCCGCAAGAAGCTTGAGGCGCTCGGCGTCGAGGTTCGCACACTGGTGGAATTCGAGGGGCACTGA
- a CDS encoding cytochrome c1 encodes MKKLVTSIALIAAMAGFSGQAIAAEGGDLAEMTHHAAQTGHYPILKPEQMDWSFAGPFGKYDKGQLQRGLKVYTEVCAACHSMNLVAFRTLEDLGYSEAQVRAFAANYEVEDGPNADGEMFMRPAVASDHFPSPFPNKEAAAAAMGGAAPPDFSLIAKARAVTRGFPTFVFDIFTQYQQGGPDYIHALLTGYQDPPEGVEVAEGTYFNPYFIAGQSLAMAQPISDGQVSYDDGAPETMEQYSLDVSAFLMWAAEPHLEDRKRMGFMVMVFLAIFTALIYLTKKSVYSTKEH; translated from the coding sequence ATGAAAAAGCTTGTCACGAGCATCGCTCTGATCGCAGCCATGGCCGGTTTTTCCGGCCAGGCCATCGCGGCAGAAGGCGGCGATCTGGCCGAGATGACGCATCATGCAGCGCAGACCGGTCACTATCCGATCCTGAAGCCCGAGCAGATGGACTGGTCCTTTGCCGGCCCCTTCGGCAAGTATGACAAGGGCCAGCTTCAGCGCGGCCTCAAGGTCTACACCGAAGTCTGCGCCGCCTGTCACTCGATGAACCTGGTTGCCTTCCGCACGCTGGAAGACCTCGGCTACTCGGAAGCGCAGGTAAGGGCGTTTGCGGCAAACTACGAAGTCGAGGACGGTCCGAACGCCGACGGTGAAATGTTTATGCGGCCGGCCGTTGCCTCCGATCACTTCCCGTCGCCCTTCCCGAACAAGGAAGCGGCTGCGGCGGCCATGGGTGGTGCGGCTCCGCCGGACTTCTCGCTGATCGCCAAAGCCCGCGCCGTGACCCGTGGCTTCCCGACCTTCGTATTCGACATCTTCACGCAGTATCAGCAGGGTGGCCCGGATTACATCCACGCGCTGCTGACCGGCTATCAGGATCCGCCAGAGGGTGTTGAAGTTGCCGAAGGCACCTACTTCAACCCTTACTTCATCGCCGGCCAGTCGCTTGCGATGGCGCAGCCGATCTCTGACGGCCAGGTGAGCTATGACGACGGTGCGCCGGAAACGATGGAGCAGTATTCGCTCGACGTCTCGGCCTTCCTGATGTGGGCCGCCGAGCCGCATCTCGAAGACCGCAAGCGCATGGGCTTCATGGTCATGGTGTTCCTCGCGATCTTCACCGCGCTGATCTACCTGACGAAGAAGTCGGTCTATTCGACCAAGGAACACTGA
- a CDS encoding cytochrome b, with product MSGHSSYQPSTGVEKWIDARLPLPRLMYDSFVAYPVPRNLNYAYTFGGMLTVMLLVQILTGVVLAMHYAAETTVAFNSVEKIMRDVNNGWLLRYMHANGASFFFIAVYLHIARGLYYGSYKAPREILWILGVVIFLLMMATAFMGYVLPWGQMSFWGATVITGFFTAFPFIGETIQQFLLGGFAVDNPTLNRFFALHYLLPFMIAGVVILHVWALHVTGQTNPTGVEVKSKTDTVPFTPYATLKDALGLSVFLLVFAYFIFYLPNYLGHADNYIPADSLKTPAHIVPEWYFLPFYAMLRAITFDVLFIDSKLGGVLVMFGAIIVLFFLPWLDTSKVRSAVYRPWYKLFFWLFVANSLLLGWLGAMPAEGIYVILSQAGTAYYFGFFLVIMPLLGLFETPRRIPNSITEAVLEKSGKSAAAQA from the coding sequence ATGAGTGGCCATTCGAGTTACCAGCCGTCCACCGGCGTCGAGAAGTGGATTGACGCGCGCCTGCCGCTGCCGCGTCTGATGTATGACAGCTTTGTCGCCTATCCGGTTCCCCGCAACCTGAACTATGCCTACACTTTCGGTGGCATGCTGACCGTCATGCTGCTCGTGCAGATCCTGACCGGCGTCGTGCTTGCCATGCACTATGCTGCTGAGACGACCGTCGCCTTCAACTCGGTCGAGAAGATCATGCGCGACGTCAACAACGGCTGGCTCTTGCGCTACATGCATGCCAACGGCGCGTCGTTCTTCTTCATCGCCGTCTACCTGCATATCGCCCGTGGTCTCTACTACGGTTCCTACAAGGCGCCGCGCGAAATCCTCTGGATCCTCGGCGTGGTGATCTTCCTCCTGATGATGGCAACCGCCTTCATGGGTTACGTTCTGCCCTGGGGCCAGATGTCCTTCTGGGGTGCGACCGTCATCACCGGCTTCTTCACCGCCTTCCCGTTTATCGGCGAAACCATCCAGCAGTTCCTGCTTGGCGGCTTTGCGGTCGACAATCCGACGCTGAACCGCTTCTTCGCGCTGCATTACCTGCTGCCGTTCATGATCGCCGGTGTGGTCATCCTGCACGTCTGGGCGCTGCACGTTACCGGTCAGACCAACCCGACCGGCGTAGAAGTGAAGTCGAAGACCGATACCGTTCCCTTCACGCCCTATGCGACGCTGAAGGATGCGCTCGGCCTGTCGGTCTTCCTTCTGGTCTTCGCTTACTTCATCTTCTACCTGCCGAACTATCTTGGCCACGCCGACAACTACATCCCGGCCGACTCGCTGAAGACCCCGGCGCACATCGTTCCGGAATGGTACTTCCTGCCGTTCTACGCGATGCTGCGCGCGATCACGTTCGACGTTCTCTTCATCGACTCGAAGCTCGGTGGCGTCCTCGTGATGTTCGGTGCGATCATCGTGCTGTTCTTCCTGCCCTGGCTCGACACGTCGAAGGTCCGTTCGGCCGTCTACCGCCCGTGGTACAAGCTGTTCTTCTGGCTCTTCGTGGCAAACTCGCTGCTCCTCGGCTGGCTCGGTGCCATGCCGGCGGAAGGCATCTACGTCATCCTGTCGCAGGCCGGTACCGCCTATTACTTCGGCTTCTTCCTCGTGATCATGCCGCTGCTCGGACTGTTCGAGACGCCACGGCGCATCCCGAACTCGATCACAGAAGCGGTTCTCGAAAAGAGCGGCAAGTCCGCCGCCGCACAAGCCTGA
- the petA gene encoding ubiquinol-cytochrome c reductase iron-sulfur subunit, giving the protein MSEHETTTEHAGEPTRRDFLYMVTGIAGAVGAASFAWPFIDQMRPDASTLALASIEVDVSALEPGMSLTVKWRGKPVFIRNRTEQEVEEANAVALADLKDPVARNENVDATAEATDLARSAGEGKENWIVMIGSCTHLGCVPLGQAGDFGGWFCPCHGSHYDTAGRIRKGPAPTNLPVPTFAFTSDTVIKIG; this is encoded by the coding sequence GTGAGCGAACACGAGACAACGACAGAACATGCGGGCGAGCCTACGCGCCGCGACTTTCTCTACATGGTGACCGGCATTGCCGGCGCGGTTGGTGCGGCTTCGTTCGCCTGGCCGTTCATTGACCAGATGCGTCCGGATGCATCGACGCTCGCGCTCGCTTCGATCGAAGTGGACGTGTCTGCGCTTGAGCCGGGCATGTCGCTGACTGTCAAGTGGCGCGGCAAGCCGGTCTTCATCCGCAACCGTACGGAACAGGAAGTCGAGGAAGCCAACGCCGTTGCGCTTGCTGACCTGAAGGACCCGGTTGCCCGCAACGAAAACGTCGATGCGACAGCCGAAGCGACCGACCTCGCGCGCTCGGCCGGCGAAGGCAAGGAAAACTGGATCGTCATGATCGGCTCGTGCACCCATCTGGGCTGCGTGCCGCTCGGCCAGGCCGGTGATTTCGGCGGGTGGTTCTGTCCCTGCCACGGCTCGCACTACGATACGGCGGGCCGTATCCGCAAGGGTCCTGCGCCGACGAACCTGCCGGTGCCGACCTTCGCATTCACATCCGACACTGTCATCAAGATCGGCTGA
- a CDS encoding ABC transporter ATP-binding protein, with the protein MFQAVARLFENWLDPFARSDNLRPPEKIWGFVWFYVSQAKMAFFLMAIFGGAVAMLEAGLFWFVGRLVDLLDTVPKDAGWDGLIAAHGGELLVMALIVLIGRFIVVTIGALVEEQVIVLNFFNLVRWQAHAHVARQSLSFFQNDFAGRIVTKVWSAGQSTGDLLTSLLQVVWFMVIYTISTMALVAQLDWRLAAIIGAWVAIFLVLARYFVPKIRHHARETAEASSMLNGRLVDSYSNIQTLKLFARERQNDHYIRAGFDRFQDTLRPFARLLTGVRASLSILSGFMILMVALLSVDLWFAGAVTAGGVAFTLGLVLRLNMLLGRMMTQLNGIMRNIGTIQNSAELVAKPIGLTDKPDAAKLQVKSPEIRFEDVTFHYGRKTGAIDNLTLTIEPGEKVGIVGRSGAGKSTLVNLLLRFYDLEDGRILIDGQDISTVTQESLRSQIGMVTQDTALLHRSIRDNILFGREDASDEMLLKAAERAEALDFIQRLEDQRGRKGFDAHVGERGVKLSGGQRQRIAIARVMLKDAPILVLDEATSALDSEVEAAIQSNLDRLMQGKTVLAIAHRLSTIAALDRLVVMDKGRIIEQGTHQELVAHGGLYSELWARQSGGFLDTRDQLVTA; encoded by the coding sequence ATGTTTCAAGCTGTCGCCCGCCTCTTCGAAAACTGGCTCGATCCCTTCGCCCGATCGGACAATCTGCGTCCACCGGAAAAGATCTGGGGCTTCGTCTGGTTCTATGTCAGCCAGGCGAAGATGGCCTTCTTCCTGATGGCGATCTTCGGCGGTGCCGTGGCCATGCTCGAAGCCGGCCTGTTCTGGTTCGTCGGACGGCTTGTCGATCTGCTCGACACTGTGCCGAAGGATGCCGGCTGGGACGGGTTGATCGCAGCGCATGGCGGCGAGCTTCTGGTGATGGCCCTGATCGTGCTCATCGGGCGCTTTATCGTCGTGACCATCGGTGCGCTGGTCGAAGAACAGGTGATCGTCCTCAACTTCTTCAACCTGGTGCGCTGGCAGGCACATGCGCATGTCGCGCGTCAGTCGCTCTCCTTCTTCCAGAACGATTTTGCCGGGCGCATCGTCACCAAGGTCTGGTCGGCGGGGCAATCGACGGGGGATTTGCTGACGTCGCTGCTGCAGGTTGTCTGGTTCATGGTGATCTATACCATTTCGACCATGGCGCTGGTTGCGCAACTTGACTGGCGGCTAGCGGCGATCATCGGCGCCTGGGTCGCGATCTTCCTGGTGCTGGCCCGGTATTTCGTGCCGAAGATCCGCCATCATGCAAGAGAGACGGCGGAGGCGTCATCGATGCTGAATGGCCGTCTGGTCGACAGCTATTCGAACATCCAGACGCTGAAGCTTTTTGCCCGCGAGCGGCAGAACGACCATTATATCCGCGCCGGTTTCGACCGGTTCCAGGATACGCTGCGCCCCTTCGCGCGGCTGCTCACCGGCGTGCGGGCTTCGCTTTCCATCCTGTCCGGCTTCATGATCCTGATGGTGGCGCTTCTGTCCGTTGATCTCTGGTTTGCCGGGGCGGTGACCGCAGGTGGCGTCGCGTTCACGCTCGGCCTCGTTCTGCGCCTCAATATGCTGCTCGGTCGGATGATGACGCAGCTCAACGGCATCATGCGCAATATAGGCACGATCCAGAATTCGGCCGAACTGGTGGCAAAACCCATCGGGCTCACCGACAAGCCGGATGCGGCGAAGCTTCAGGTGAAGTCGCCGGAGATCCGATTCGAAGACGTGACGTTTCATTATGGCCGCAAGACCGGTGCGATCGACAATCTGACGCTGACCATTGAGCCCGGCGAGAAGGTTGGCATCGTCGGGCGCTCAGGCGCGGGCAAGTCGACGCTGGTCAATCTTCTGTTGCGTTTCTACGACCTGGAAGATGGCCGTATCCTGATCGACGGACAGGATATCTCGACCGTCACGCAGGAAAGCCTGCGGTCCCAGATCGGGATGGTCACGCAGGACACGGCGCTTCTGCACCGCTCGATCCGCGACAACATTCTCTTCGGTCGCGAGGATGCAAGCGACGAGATGCTGTTGAAGGCCGCCGAGCGCGCCGAAGCACTCGACTTTATCCAACGGCTGGAAGACCAGCGGGGTCGCAAGGGCTTCGACGCCCATGTCGGCGAGCGGGGGGTGAAGCTTTCGGGTGGCCAGCGGCAGCGCATCGCGATCGCCCGCGTGATGCTGAAGGACGCGCCGATCCTCGTGCTCGATGAGGCAACGTCTGCGCTGGATTCGGAAGTGGAGGCGGCGATCCAATCCAATCTCGACCGGCTGATGCAAGGCAAAACGGTGCTGGCGATCGCCCACCGTTTGTCCACCATTGCCGCACTCGACCGTCTTGTTGTGATGGACAAGGGCCGGATCATCGAGCAGGGCACCCACCAAGAACTGGTGGCGCATGGTGGGCTCTATTCCGAGCTCTGGGCGCGGCAATCCGGTGGTTTCCTCGATACGCGGGACCAGCTGGTCACGGCTTGA